One Lachancea thermotolerans CBS 6340 chromosome F complete sequence DNA window includes the following coding sequences:
- a CDS encoding uncharacterized protein (similar to uniprot|P36134 Saccharomyces cerevisiae YKR041W Hypothetical ORF), with the protein MAFSQDYLSTSESSDEDEFKYFKPVYVRRRAARPDVPLEEKGKNAACSGSAKAGDCQKNPATQDPRPRPGPYKLKAPGTNAFSGKEELIALERERIPQECSRSQQEVKPQTRITEPTYEYGNPINGYKFVGSRSDYEKFTRAAESSSPSGGADDTNYIDSRIFDRASMHSKRSSHPDDIAVYWARELGATRAPLPGAPLVQEVTIQSIDKASLADFLGRSALSLRLPLREVLKQQRVVWHPDKVFRGSARANPNDAEKVTRIFQVINSLWEENQ; encoded by the coding sequence ATGGCCTTCTCGCAAGATTATTTAAGTACTAGCGAGTCCAGCGACGAGGATGAGTTCAAGTATTTCAAGCCTGTATACGTGCGGCGTCGCGCCGCGAGGCCTGATGTCCCcttggaagaaaagggcaAGAACGCAGCTtgcagcggcagcgcgAAAGCCGGCGATTGTCAAAAGAACCCCGCAACGCAAGACCCGCGGCCAAGGCCTGGCCCCTACAAGCTTAAGGCTCCGGGCACCAATGCATTttcaggaaaagaagagcttatAGCCTTGGAACGCGAGCGCATTCCGCAAGAATGCTCACGCTCCCAGCAAGAGGTAAAACCACAAACCAGAATTACAGAACCCACGTATGAGTATGGGAACCCTATAAACGGCTACAAGTTCGTTGGTAGTCGCAGTGACTACGAAAAATTTACCAGGGCCGCAGAGTCCAGCTCGCCTAGCGGAGGAGCGGACGATACCAATTATATAGACTCTCGCATTTTTGACCGCGCCAGTATGCATTCCAAGCGCTCCTCGCACCCGGACGATATTGCCGTTTACTGGGCCCGTGAGCTGGGTGCTACCAGAGCGCCGCTTCCGGGAGCGCCGCTGGTGCAAGAAGTGACAATCCAGAGCATCGACAAAGCGAGCCTAGCAGATTTCCTGGGAAGAAGCGCCCTGAGTCTAAGGCTGCCATTGCGCgaagttttgaaacagCAGCGTGTGGTGTGGCATCCGGACAAGGTCTTTCGGGGCTCCGCGAGGGCCAATCCAAATGATGCTGAGAAGGTCACCCGTATTTTTCAGGTAATCAACAGCCTATGGGAAGAGAACCAATAA
- a CDS encoding KLTH0F06380p (conserved hypothetical protein), with the protein MVGASIILAVGVAVGVVSSATQSVGLTLQRKASVAHAASHGRRSLYRSGTWQLGFALFLLANIVGSTVQIATLPLIVLAPLQSCGLLFNSLAAHYLLKERSTWLTVAATLLVILGGMVVGVVGVSASSSMDTVTHSLTQLVRLAHQRLFLRWFALTNAAVVLLLAATSCYAHALPAVVKGVVYGCCSGTWSAHSLLMAKSVSDVVSHAVLQGTADLRTLGFWLLVLAFVSLALAQLFLLNKGLRHLSTSVLYPLVFCVYNLINIFNGLAFYHPPDTPLARVLAVMLPGAASLVLGVVLLSRDQYNMFQHENTAAASDPSRRTSTLSYTSLRPQSMDLSSLQSTPLSADDSDAFYISLPQATRKDKYGSVNSSKRNSRRVLSYEQEGILTQMV; encoded by the coding sequence ATGGTCGGCGCATCCATTATCCTTGCCGTCGGCGTAGCTGTAGGGGTCGTATCCTCCGCTACGCAGTCCGTGGGCCTGACGCTGCAGCGCAAGGCCAGCGTCGCGCACGCCGCGTCGCACGGCCGGCGCTCGCTCTACCGCAGCGGCACCTGGCAGCTCGGGTTCGCGCTGTTCCTGCTTGCCAACATCGTCGGCAGCACGGTGCAGATCGCGACGCTCCCGCTCATCGTGCTCGCGCCTCTGCAGAGCTGCGGCCTGCTGTTCAACTCGCTCGCCGCGCACTACCTCCTGAAAGAGCGCTCCACGTGGCTCACGGTCGCGGCCACGCTGCTGGTGATCCTGGGCGGCATGGTCGTCGGCGTGGTCGGCGTCTCCGCGTCGTCCAGCATGGACACCGTCACCCACTCACTGACGCAGCTGGTGCGGCTCGCGCACCAGCGCCTGTTTCTGCGCTGGTTCGCGCTCACCAACGCGGCCGTCGtgttgctgctggccgCGACCTCGTGCTACGCGCACGCCCTGCCGGCCGTGGTCAAGGGCGTCGTCTACGGCTGCTGCAGCGGCACCTGGTCCGCGCACTCGCTGCTCATGGCCAAGTCCGTCTCCGACGTGGTTTCCCACGCGGTCCTGCAGGGCACCGCGGACCTCCGCACCCTCGGCTTCTGGCTGCTGGTCCTGGCCTTCGTGTCGCTGGCGCTCGCCCAGCTCTTCCTGCTCAACAAGGGCCTGCGCCACCTCTCCACCTCTGTGCTCTACCCGCTGGTCTTCTGCGTCTACAACCTgatcaacatcttcaacgGTCTCGCGTTCTACCACCCGCCGGACacgccgctggcgcgcgTCTTAGCCGTCATGCTGCCGGGCGCCGCGAGTCTCGTACTCGGCGTCGTGCTCTTGTCGCGCGACCAATACAACATGTTCCAGCACGAGAACACGGCCGCGGCCTCGGACCCCTCTCGCCGCACAAGCACGCTGTCCTACACCAGCCTGCGGCCCCAGTCCATGGATCTCTCGTCTCTGCAATCCACCCCGCTTTCCGCCGACGACTCGGACGCCTTCTACATCTCGCTGCCGCAGGCCACACGCAAGGATAAGTACGGGTCCGTCAACTCTTCCAAACGCAACAGCAGGCGGGTCCTGTCCTATGAACAAGAAGGCATACTCACACAGATGGTGTAG
- the ARP2 gene encoding actin-related protein 2 (highly similar to uniprot|P32381 Saccharomyces cerevisiae YDL029W ARP2 Essential component of the Arp2/3 complex which is a highly conserved actin nucleation center required for the motility and integrity of actin patches involved in endocytosis and membrane growth and polarity), with product MDLRTPIVLDQGTGFVKIGRAGENFPDYTFPSIVGRPILRAEERANVVTPLKDIMIGDEASAVRSYLQISYPMENGVIKNWSDMELLWDYAFYDQMKLPSTSGGKVMLTEPPMNPLRNREQMCEVMFEKYDFGGVYVAIQAVLALYAQGLSSGVVVDSGDGVTHIVPVYESVVLNHLTRRLDVAGRDVTRHLIDLLSRRGYAFNRSADFETVRQIKEKLSYVSYDLDLDTKLARETTTLVENYELPDGRVIKVGSERFEAPECLFQPNLVDVEQPGVGEMLFNTIQAADVDVRSALYRAIVLSGGSSMYPGLPSRLEKELKQLWFTRVLRNDPSRLEKFKVRIEDPPRRKHMVFIGGAVLANIMADKDHMWLSKQEWQEMGPSAMSKFGPR from the exons atggATCTTAGGACTCCAATTG TTCTCGATCAAGGCACTGGTTTTGTGAAGATTGGGCGCGCCGGGGAAAACTTCCCGGACTATACCTTTCCTTCGATTGTGGGGAGGCCTATTCTGAGAGCTGAAGAGCGTGCCAATGTTGTTACCCCGTTGAAAGATATCATGATTGGTGACGAAGCTAGTGCTGTGCGTTCATACCTTCAAATCTCATATCCCATGGAGAATGGTGTAATAAAGAACTGGTCGGATATGGAATTGCTTTGGGACTATGCGTTTTATGACCAGATGAAGCTTCCTTCAACTTCAGGTGGCAAGGTCATGCTAACTGAGCCTCCGATGAACCCATTGAGGAATAGAGAACAGATGTGTGAAGTCATGTTCGAGAAATACGATTTTGGTGGGGTCTACGTGGCTATTCAAGCGGTTCTCGCTCTTTACGCACAAGGTTTGTCTTCGGGTGTTGTGGTTGACTCTGGTGATGGTGTGACGCATATTGTTCCGGTCTATGAGTCCGTGGTTTTGAACCATCTAACGAGAAGGCTGGACGTTGCAGGAAGAGACGTCACAAGACATTTGATAGATTTGCTATCCAGAAGGGGTTATGCTTTCAACAGAAGCGCAGACTTTGAGACTGTACGCCAAATAAAAGAAAAGCTAAGTTATGTGTCCTACGACTTGGACTTGGATACCAAGCTTGCCAGAGAGACAACGACTTTGGTTGAAAACTATGAACTTCCTGACGGAAGAGTTATCAAGGTCGGATCCGAAAGATTCGAAGCCCCCGAATGTTTATTTCAGCCCAATTTGGTGGATGTCGAACAACCTGGTGTCGGGGAAATGTTGTTCAACACAATTCAAGCCGCAGATGTTGATGTGAGAAGTGCCCTATATAGAGCCATCGTTTTATCAGGTGGCTCTAGTATGTACCCAGGCCTTCCATCAAGACTGGAAAAAGAATTAAAACAGCTATGGTTCACACGAGTTCTTAGGAACGACCCATCACGCctggaaaagttcaaggttAGAATCGAAGACCCTCCCAGAAGGAAGCATATGGTTTTCATTGGTGGTGCTGTTCTTGCAAACATTATGGCGGATAAGGACCATATGTGGTTGAGTAAACAAGAATGGCAAGAAATGGGGCCATCAGCAATGTCAAAATTCGGACCAAGATGA
- the MPS1 gene encoding serine/threonine/tyrosine protein kinase MPS1 (similar to uniprot|P54199 Saccharomyces cerevisiae YDL028C MPS1 Dual-specificity kinase required for spindle pole body (SPB) duplication and spindle checkpoint function substrates include SPB proteins Spc42p Spc110p and Spc98p mitotic exit network protein Mob1p and checkpoint protein Mad1p), with protein MSSYTVRSSVPGAPSNRRLEFPARRTSVQSLARDDSDDENMLGPPKLSNFGSALLSDKENVEPYPYSRNQSVSNAKRYSQPPRAAARPETFGAVREFSSSNTNNSVAGPYSTFHSEEHSDSTMFATSKHNQQSMTTFNPETPSEQGKPEDMYLEKSRSRVKSMQQTLRDELSLRSSKRRNRRFVSSRFNLLGPAKRASSNTGTPNHSELADESNVSQQEANFSHSSSAGATAHQNEYNVFYESQNSSSPQKDSAAPTDHTSINYDNIEFGDLNPYQYLKKHNIPTTELPNISRLYFERQKGENRKTALRKNIAAKDAFQTRLTSASLSNSPLLKHVDLIKREQSIPKRQPRRKISDHATNNDSKAWSSPVSSSKGLKTAPSRDGTSPRASEMYENIERPERDTFGSIRRREALSNININSNYHQLQNKRTKYSTENLEEARGIHRPPFEHSVQEERFANHGFKHRSPPAVPERKHVEIVEPLKTTESIPLKPPATSGDSYNRRKPTIYVNGTEYEKLELLGRGGSSKVYKVKNVANNKVYALKRVSFDEFDDSSIEGFKGEIELLKKLETKPRVVKLIDHEMDHGVLYEVMECGDHDLSHTLALRSGMGLDVEFVRFHSQEMLKCVKVVHDSGIVHSDLKPANFVFVKGILKIIDFGIANAVPEHTVNIYRETQIGTPNYMAPEALVAMNYTQGQPAEQNRWKVGKPSDIWSCGCIIYQMIYGRPPYGGFQGQNRLLAIMNPEVKIVYPEKTSNGDVVPKTAIDTMKACLERNPEKRWSVDEVLNGPFVKPIAVTHFFIRDLIKNSVKYGANQREISNEKIEELAEDVWHRLADFRL; from the coding sequence ATGTCCAGCTATACTGTGAGATCTTCCGTTCCTGGTGCACCGAGCAACAGGAGGCTGGAGTTCCCGGCGCGAAGGACATCTGTACAGAGCCTGGCTCGGGACGATTCGGACGACGAGAACATGCTGGGTCCGCCTAAACTGAGCAACTTCGGTTCAGCCCTTCTTTCTGACAAAGAAAACGTCGAGCCGTACCCATACTCTCGGAATCAAAGCGTCTCAAACGCAAAAAGGTACAGCCAACCGCCTCGGGCTGCAGCGCGGCCTGAAACTTTCGGCGCGGTTAGAGAGTTCTCTTCTAGCAACACCAACAATAGCGTTGCAGGCCCGTACTCAACTTTCCATTCTGAGGAGCACTCTGACTCTACCATGTTTGCCACTTCAAAACACAACCAGCAAAGCATGACAACGTTCAATCCCGAAACGCCGTCAGAACAAGGCAAACCCGAGGACATGTACCTAGAAAAAAGCCGGTCAAGAGTCAAGAGCATGCAGCAGACACTGAGAGATGAGCTTTCCTTAAGGAGCTCGAAACGCCGAAATAGAAGGTTTGTCTCTTCTAGGTTCAACCTGCTTGGTCCCGCAAAAAGAGCGTCCTCTAATACAGGCACCCCCAATCATAGCGAACTTGCTGACGAATCCAACGTGTCCCAGCAGGAGGCTAATTTTTCCCACTCATCGAGCGCCGGCGCTACTGCTCACCAAAACGAGTATAACGTGTTTTATGAATCGCAAAATTCCAGCTCCCCACAGAAAGACAGCGCGGCTCCTACTGACCACACAAGCATTAATTATGATAATATTGAATTCGGGGACTTGAATCCATATCAatatctcaaaaagcacaatATTCCAACTACCGAGCTGCCGAACATCTCGAGGCTTTATTTTGAACGGCAGAAGGGCGAAAACAGGAAAACAGCTCTTCGCAAAAACATCGCCGCTAAAGACGCCTTTCAAACAAGATTGACGTCTGCTTCACTTTCAAACTCGCCCCTTCTGAAACACGTTGACCTCATCAAACGTGAGCAATCTATACCGAAGCGGCAACCTCGAAGAAAAATTAGTGACCATGCCACAAATAACGACTCCAAAGCGTGGTCTTCACCCGTCTCTAGCTCGAAAGGTCTGAAGACAGCTCCTAGTCGGGATGGAACAAGTCCAAGGGCAAGTGAAATGTATGAAAATATAGAGAGACCCGAGCGCGATACATTTGGATCTATCAGAAGGCGAGAAGCCCTTTCTAacatcaacatcaacaGCAATTACcaccaacttcaaaatAAAAGAACAAAGTACTCGACTGAGAACTtagaagaagcaagaggGATTCACAGGCCTCCATTCGAACAttcagtccaagaagagcgGTTTGCGAATCATGGTTTCAAGCATCGCAGCCCGCCTGCTGTTCCCGAAAGGAAGCACGTTGAGATTGTTGAGCCCTTGAAAACGACAGAAAGTATTCCTCTCAAGCCACCTGCTACAAGTGGTGACAGTTACAACAGAAGAAAACCAACGATTTATGTCAACGGTACAGAGTACGAAAAGCTGGAGCTTTTGGGAAGGGGTGGATCATCAAAAGTCTACAAGGTCAAAAATGTTGCAAACAATAAAGTCTATGCACTTAAAAGGGTGTCAtttgatgagtttgatGACAGCAGCATCGAGGGGTTTAAAGGTGAAATTGAGCTActgaaaaagttggaaaCAAAACCGCGAGTAgtgaagctcatcgatcATGAGATGGATCACGGAGTTTTGTATGAAGTCATGGAATGTGGAGACCACGACCTGTCGCACACTTTAGCCTTAAGGTCGGGAATGGGTCTGGACGTCGAATTTGTGAGATTTCACTCTCAAGAGATGCTAAAATGCGTTAAGGTGGTGCACGACTCAGGAATAGTGCACTCCGATCTGAAACCCGCAAATTTCGTCTTTGTGAAGGggatcttgaaaatcatCGACTTTGGGATCGCAAACGCAGTACCAGAACACACAGTGAATATTTACAGAGAAACCCAAATCGGAACGCCGAACTACATGGCGCCTGAAGCTCTTGTTGCTATGAATTACACCCAGGGTCAGCCGGCTGAACAGAATAGATGGAAAGTCGGTAAGCCTTCGGACATTTGGTCTTGCGGGTGTATAATATATCAGATGATATATGGTAGGCCACCCTACGGTGGATTCCAAGGCCAAAATAGGTTACTCGCAATCATGAATCCGGAGGTTAAAATTGTTTATCCCGAGAAAACTTCGAACGGGGACGTGGTTCCAAAAACTGCGATTGATACAATGAAAGCCTGTTTAGAAAGGAATCCTGAAAAGCGCTGGTCcgttgatgaagttttgAATGGCCCATTTGTTAAGCCTATTGCGGTGACACACTTTTTCATACGGGACCTGATCAAAAACTCCGTGAAGTACGGTGCTAACCAGAGAGAGATTTCCAACGAGAAAATCGAGGAGTTGGCTGAAGATGTTTGGCATAGATTAGCAGATTTTAGGCTGTGA
- the ASF1 gene encoding nucleosome assembly factor ASF1 (some similarities with uniprot|P32447 Saccharomyces cerevisiae YJL115W ASF1 Nucleosome assembly factor involved in chromatin assembly after DNA replication anti- silencing protein that causes derepression of silent loci when overexpressed): MSIVSLLGINVLNNPAKFTDPYEFEITFECLEPLKNDLEWKLTYVGSSRSLEHDQELDSILVGPVPVGVNKFLFTADPPSPELIPASELVSVTVILLSCSYDGREFVRVGYYVNNEYDNEELRENPPAKVQVDQVVRNILAEKPRVTRFNIIWDNEQGEEYPPEQPELEEEEEDDEDEEQEEDDEDDNDIEEEDDEEEKAPGYESKEASESKDEKEEGPEAKKRKLKAEDEDEDEAEEIDLEEDDEEEEEEDGDAPEEDGEEEREGALEEERENTVETAPTPQDTSAAAAASDPEP, translated from the coding sequence ATGTCCATAGTCTCACTGCTCGGCATCAACGTCCTTAACAACCCCGCCAAGTTCACAGACCCCTACGAGTTTGAAATAACGTTCGAATGTCTGGAGCCTCTGAAAAACGACCTGGAGTGGAAGCTGACGTACGTCGGCTCGTCCCGAAGCCTAGAGCACGACCAGGAGCTAGATTCTATCCTCGTAGGGCCTGTGCCCGTCGGCGTCAACAAATTTCTCTTCACAGCCGACCCGCCCTCGCCCGAGCTCATCCCCGCTAGCGAGCTGGTCAGCGTCACCGTGATCCTCCTCAGCTGCTCTTACGACGGTCGCGAGTTCGTTCGCGTAGGCTACTACGTGAACAACGAATATGATAACGAGGAGCTGCGGGAAAACCCACCCGCCAAGGTCCAAGTAGATCAAGTGGTGAGGAACATCTTGGCCGAGAAACCAAGGGTGACAAGGTTCAACATTATCTGGGACAACGAGCAAGGTGAGGAGTACCCGCCAGAGCAacctgagcttgaagaggaagaggaagacgacgaagacgaggagcaggaggaagatgacgaagacgacaACGATATtgaggaggaagacgacgaagaggagAAAGCTCCCGGATATGAAAGCAAGGAAGCCTCGGAGTCCAAGGACGAGAAGGAGGAAGGCCCGGAAGCGAAAAAGCGGAAGCTGAAGGccgaagatgaagatgaagatgaggcCGAGGAAATAGAtttggaagaagatgacgaagaggaagaagaagaagacggCGACGCGCCTGAGGAAgacggcgaagaagagcgcGAGGGAGCCCTCGAGGAAGAGAGAGAAAACACCGTAGAAACCGCACCTACGCCACAAGACACGTCCGCCGCCGCGGCTGCCTCCGATCCCGAACCCTAG